In Desulfofundulus kuznetsovii DSM 6115, the following are encoded in one genomic region:
- a CDS encoding nucleotidyltransferase domain-containing protein has translation MALDRLNKRDKAALSRFCKLIRSTLRQNLEEVRLFGSKARGDDDPYSDIDVLVVVKNRHPEVDDLVLDAAFEVSLDYDVVLSPVVFSHNEYYAPLTRKTLFYQNTREEGVPL, from the coding sequence ATGGCTTTGGATCGCCTAAACAAACGGGACAAAGCTGCTCTTAGCCGGTTTTGTAAGCTTATCCGGAGCACCCTCCGCCAAAATCTAGAAGAGGTCCGGCTTTTTGGTTCTAAAGCCCGGGGTGATGATGATCCATATTCAGACATTGACGTTCTTGTTGTGGTAAAAAACCGTCATCCGGAAGTAGATGACTTAGTTTTGGACGCCGCTTTTGAAGTCAGCCTGGACTATGACGTTGTTTTGTCCCCGGTGGTTTTTTCCCATAACGAGTACTATGCGCCCCTTACCCGGAAAACCCTTTTTTACCAGAATACACGGGAGGAAGGGGTGCCGCTATGA
- a CDS encoding class I SAM-dependent methyltransferase, whose protein sequence is MADAHRDYFNQKAPIWDNLLTGETLERLKKIIDELAIRPGSFILDAGTGTGVLLPFLVEAAGPEGKVVALDIAEEMLARARAKNPGNVEFVLADISCTPFQEDTFDEIICNSCFPHVTDKPRALAEMARILKPGGRLVICHAMSREAVNDLHRSLGGVVANDLIPDDDKMQELCRQCGLVEIEIINTREKYVLKARKPVLKS, encoded by the coding sequence ATGGCTGATGCACACCGGGATTATTTTAACCAAAAGGCGCCCATTTGGGACAATTTATTGACCGGTGAGACATTGGAGCGGTTGAAAAAAATCATCGATGAGCTTGCCATCAGACCCGGGAGCTTTATTCTGGACGCAGGTACCGGTACGGGGGTTCTTTTACCTTTTCTTGTTGAAGCGGCCGGTCCGGAAGGCAAAGTGGTGGCGCTGGACATTGCTGAAGAGATGCTGGCCAGAGCCAGGGCGAAAAATCCGGGGAATGTGGAATTTGTACTGGCGGACATAAGCTGTACGCCATTTCAGGAAGATACTTTCGATGAGATCATCTGCAACTCCTGTTTTCCTCATGTTACCGATAAACCCCGTGCGCTGGCCGAAATGGCCCGCATTTTAAAGCCTGGCGGGAGGCTGGTCATCTGCCATGCCATGAGCAGGGAGGCAGTAAACGACTTGCACCGGTCGTTAGGGGGGGTGGTTGCCAACGATCTGATTCCCGACGATGATAAAATGCAGGAATTGTGCAGGCAGTGCGGACTAGTGGAGATTGAAATTATCAATACAAGGGAGAAATATGTTTTGAAAGCACGTAAACCCGTTTTAAAAAGTTAA
- a CDS encoding FeoA family protein, whose product MNESSSIKLLGELTQGTRCRVVRVNAQGSLRRRILTMGLVPGVEITVQGRAPLGDPMEIVFRGFRLTLRKEEANSLTPCWWKWQKSCGLYGREDIVMQCDAYILRKRIFGKNVETKPKV is encoded by the coding sequence ATGAATGAATCAAGCAGTATTAAATTGCTTGGTGAATTGACCCAGGGAACAAGGTGCCGGGTCGTACGGGTTAATGCTCAAGGTAGTTTGCGCCGGCGCATCCTGACTATGGGGCTGGTGCCCGGGGTGGAGATCACTGTTCAAGGCAGGGCGCCGCTGGGCGATCCAATGGAGATCGTTTTTCGAGGTTTCCGGTTGACTTTGCGAAAAGAAGAGGCAAACAGTTTGACGCCGTGCTGGTGGAAGTGGCAGAAAAGTTGTGGCCTGTATGGGAGAGAAGATATTGTTATGCAGTGTGACGCATATATTCTCCGGAAAAGGATTTTTGGAAAAAATGTCGAAACTAAACCCAAGGTTTAG